The DNA window ATATCTTCAAAGATTTCTCCAATATTCCTTCCCAGATGAAAAAACTGGGAACAGTGCAGTTCTTTTCCTGGTTTGCCCTGTTTACCATGTGGGTATTTACCACCAGTGCCCTGGCAACGCATCACTTCGGGCTGTCGCCGCAGGATACGCATTCCAAAGCCTTCAATGATGCAGGTGACCTTACCGGAAAGCTGTTCGGAATGTATAACCTTTGGGCTATTCCCTTTGCTTTCCTGCTGACGCCGCTCGCTAAAGCGATAGGGAAAAAACAGACCCATGCACTGGCATTGCTGTGTGGTGGACTGGGGCTTATCTCCATGTTCTTTATCAGGGATACCGGGCTGCTCTGGATTTCCATGATCGGACTGGGATTCGCCTGGGCAAGTATCCTGGCCATGCCATATGCCATGCTGATTGAAGTGATCCCGCAGAAAAAGATGGGTGTTTATATGGGCATATTTAACTTTTTCATCGTTATTCCGCAGATCATCAACGGGATTTTCGGAGGTCCTATTGTCAGCCGTTTCTTTGGGAATTATGCCATAGATTATATCGTTGTGGGAGGCATATGCATGATCATCGGAGCGGTGATGACCATGTTCTTTATTAAATCTGATCATGAAACCCCGGAAGAAATTAAAGAAGAAATTCAGCAGATCCATTTCTGATTTTTGGAGACTGTATCAAACATTACAAAGAGAGCTTGAAAAAGTTCTCTTTTTTTGTGCAGAAAAACATCAGTTCTGGCCTGCTTTTAGATTCTCAGATGGCAGGAATGCTTTTTACAATTAGGGATGTAGTTCTTAATAAAAGATCAGGTTCCAACATAAATCTTAATGACAAATACCAAATTTTAAGAAATGTATGACATCATCATTATAGGAAGTGGGGCAGGAGGAGCCACCATGGCCTATGCACTTGCAGACAGCGGAAAAAAGATCCTGATTGTAGAACGGGGAGGTTATGTTCCCGTAGAAAAAGAAAACTGGGATTCCACGGAAGTGTTCCAGAAGAACAGGTATACGACTACCGACCTATGGCTGGATAAACATGGAAAAGAATTCAGGCCGGGCATGCATTACAATGTAGGAGGAAATACCAAATTTTACGGTGCGGCCCTGTTCAGGTTAAGAGAGGATGACTTTAAAGAAATCCGGCATTACGGCGGAACTTCACCGGCCTGGCCTATCGGGTATGAAGACCTGAAAGACTATTACTTGGAAGCTGAAAAATTATTTTATGTCCATGGTAAAAGAGGATCAGACCCTACCGAGCCTTACGACTCCGAACCCTATCCTTACGAAGCCCTACCGCATGAACCACGGATCCAGGAAATATTTGATGAGCTAAAGCAGTACGGACTGAAGCCTTTTGAGCTGCCAATCGGAGTTAATTTCACGCCGCATGCTGTTATCAATGCCCCCTATACGTTAGACCGTTTCGACGGATTTCCGGATGCTGCAGAACGCAAAGGGGATGCCCATCTCTGTTCGCTTTCCAAGGCCCTCGAACATCCGAATGTAGAACTGATGATCAATACCAAAGTGTTGAAACTGGTCACTGATGAGGATGGCAAAAAGATTTCCGAAATCATCGTGGAACAGGACGGCGAAACCAAAACCCTGAAAGCCGGTTATGTAGTGCTTTCTGCGGGTGCCATCAATTCTGCCGCTTTGCTTTTACAGAGCCGTAGCGAAAAATTTCCTGCCGGCCTGGCGAATTCTTCCGACCAGGTGGGAAGGAATTATATGTTCCATCAGAATTCCGCGCTGGTCGCCTTATATACCGAGCCAAATTATACCAAATTTGGAAAAACGTTCGGCATCAATGATTTTTACCATGCGGCAAGAGGCTATGAATTCCCATTGGGACACATTCAGATGCTCGGTAAGTCGGATGAGCATCAGATCAAGGCAGACAGCCCAGTTCCGGCACCCGGTTTCACATTCGAGCTGATGGCTAAGCATGCGGTAGATTTCTGGCTCACGTCAGAAGACCTTCCGGATCCTGAAAACAGAGTTACCGTTGAAGAGAACGGGCAGATCAGGATTACCTATACCCCAAACAATACTGAAGGCCATAAACTGCTTAAAGATGAGCTGATCAAAGCCCTGAAAGCTTCCGGGAAATTTGATTCCTTTTTCTTTAAAGGCATCTATTTCAGCAAAGGAATGGACATCGGTTCCCCGGCACACCAGAACGGGACAACGAAAATGGGCACTGATCCGGAGAATTCCGTAGTGGATCCCTATTGTAAAGCCCACGATCTGGATAATCTTTATATTGTGGACGGAGGATTTTTCGTATCCAGCGGAGCTGTGAATCCTGCGCTTACGATTATTGCCATGGCATTGCGAGTAGGGCAGCATATCAAAAATAATGTTTTAGCATCATGAAACCTGAATTGGTGAAAACCGGACTGGTCTTTTTGATCGCTTTCCTTACCG is part of the Chryseobacterium camelliae genome and encodes:
- a CDS encoding GMC oxidoreductase codes for the protein MYDIIIIGSGAGGATMAYALADSGKKILIVERGGYVPVEKENWDSTEVFQKNRYTTTDLWLDKHGKEFRPGMHYNVGGNTKFYGAALFRLREDDFKEIRHYGGTSPAWPIGYEDLKDYYLEAEKLFYVHGKRGSDPTEPYDSEPYPYEALPHEPRIQEIFDELKQYGLKPFELPIGVNFTPHAVINAPYTLDRFDGFPDAAERKGDAHLCSLSKALEHPNVELMINTKVLKLVTDEDGKKISEIIVEQDGETKTLKAGYVVLSAGAINSAALLLQSRSEKFPAGLANSSDQVGRNYMFHQNSALVALYTEPNYTKFGKTFGINDFYHAARGYEFPLGHIQMLGKSDEHQIKADSPVPAPGFTFELMAKHAVDFWLTSEDLPDPENRVTVEENGQIRITYTPNNTEGHKLLKDELIKALKASGKFDSFFFKGIYFSKGMDIGSPAHQNGTTKMGTDPENSVVDPYCKAHDLDNLYIVDGGFFVSSGAVNPALTIIAMALRVGQHIKNNVLAS